A stretch of the Lineus longissimus chromosome 10, tnLinLong1.2, whole genome shotgun sequence genome encodes the following:
- the LOC135495042 gene encoding arylsulfatase B-like: MLDDTLIVVTSGNGGDTALDPETNTPLRGGKFTLWEGGARVPVVIQGRMVRFGGRSHRDLFHAVDWVPTLLHAAGIHPSKFRPSLDGISHWNAFLGSTKQAYSREEILYNIDNKSAAIRVGDYKLILGNPVEKSYQFSMSELDINPSCARYRTSILASKQENCYSKFESEMLFDVAEDPSEETSILKYLGRIGLLLEKKLDGYMQEVVPPQSEKSHENTVDLKDGTLYPGWC; this comes from the coding sequence ATGTTGGATGATACCTTGATTGTGGTGACGTCAGGCAATGGTGGGGATACTGCTCTAGATCCAGAAACGAATACGCCACTCCGGGGCGGTAAGTTCACTTTATGGGAAGGCGGGGCGCGCGTCCCGGTTGTGATCCAAGGGCGAATGGTACGCTTCGGCGGTCGCTCGCATAGAGACTTATTCCACGCGGTGGATTGGGTGCCGACGCTCCTCCACGCGGCAGGGATACATCCCTCAAAATTTCGACCCTCACTGGACGGCATCAGTCACTGGAACGCCTTCCTGGGGTCAACGAAACAGGCCTATAGCAGGGAAGAAATCCTGTATAACATTGACAACAAGAGCGCCGCAATCAGAGTTGGTGACTACAAGCTCATACTGGGCAACCCCGTCGAGAAATCGTACCAGTTCTCAATGAGTGAACTGGACATAAACCCAAGTTGCGCCCGATACAGAACCTCAATATTGGCCTCAAAGCAAGAGAATTGTTATTCGAAATTTGAGAGTGAAATGTTATTCGACGTTGCGGAGGACCCCAGCGAAGAGACCAGTATCCTAAAGTACCTGGGCCGAATCGGATTATTGCTGGAGAAGAAACTCGATGGGTACATGCAGGAGGTAGTCCCGCCGCAGTCTGAGAAATCTCACGAGAACACGGTGGACTTGAAGGATGGGACTCTTTATCCAGGCTGGTGTTAA
- the LOC135494853 gene encoding uncharacterized protein LOC135494853 produces the protein MTTRGFLILLLIVSLCCIASSDHCTKIIYVFVDAEANKDYLANILPPEDKAQIYAISTGTPGQDRLADFVGNEAHRSVMKDPDNIAKMIGEFQAQKCVIGESNPKMDRLPSKKRTKVKIGNKIREKKDIVLTLDSAASRQEFEEVRRLAIINLYTRSLGGDGLKLHLVTNIGNEVQIRHYLNEEKSLSYILEISGMMYDEGTKIMVVEILKLIKEQYDKFSTAEKAKAELLLAAKVNQENLGKIKSDASFFANGGFPIYINGGSAGMWLDLIPSAVVANVADMADAKTDDKKEKWDGATIMVLDGSGVSSADKVSFESARFHINHLLDTCWFGAGGMNLNVALNQDGKAEHLAFNSQADVAKYKSTVAGLKFSASASASTPDMIFKNLLQVFDKVHASGSYNRKNLVIEIPAGLKPPTDKATIAKLRVMATVGSVRLVNNGGVIAASAQGDLNAVIPNMRPSLGYLNHGNNIYQAINDNVLKKQNKDQKIIKAKTDGGEIFIRPSDGEGGRFRVPASELDFKDQLSLFARTKVLASHEGTILGIRGDGQTFEEGQLLMEIKGGKLRATVKTDDGKTFSVQSKDDIAKGWRLLGLRINCTNGMMGISTDGRLCGIVNNDPFKLTLNGNMDLLGRRTLLSTAAIAASDIMSFMDEAKARVDLNKLLETKKYEIDKPIPTRYHNFFREEGFGGYYFINTNTFKDNFMVTNANVGLGIRAFTVGAYFHYAGKDGAILRIVGEGQGPAQAVFGMKISGGKSAAWFRSPAKKYETQGSVSIANGWHFGAYRYDYTSGTVYLTLDGALVGQGNVGTFEWMNSGDLYAYGMGYLETNGIFINNNFMALSRDKEIAGAAMKKWLEKYGYTYHHELNMQVFTLPPGAPTESTTTAAAAAPAGVGASHEGSGWFKKRRRRRRNFPRLRWR, from the exons ATGACGACACGCGGCTTTCTTATTCTGCTGCTGATTGTATCCCTGTGCT GCATCGCCTCCTCGGACCATTGCACCAAAATAATCTACGTATTCGTCGACGCGGAAGCGAACAAGGATTATCTGGCTAACATCCTCCCCCCGGAAGACAAGGCTCAAATCTATGCCATTAGTACGGGAACCCCAGGACAGGACCGCCTGGCAGACTTCGTGGGGAACGAGGCGCACAGGTCGGTGATGAAAGATCCGGACAACATCGCGAAAATGATTGGGGAGTTCCAGGCACAGAAGTGCGTCATAG gagaAAGCAACCCGAAGATGGATCGGTTGCCAAGTAAGAAGCGAACAAAGGTCAAGATAG GTAACAAAATCCGCGAGAAGAAAGACATAGTCCTGACCTTGGACAGCGCAGCTTCCCGCCAAGAGTTCGAAGAAGTGAGGCGTCTTGCCATCATCAATCTGTACACACGCAGTCTCGGCGGCGACGGATTAAAGCTCCATCTAGTGACCAACATCGGAAATGAGGTCCAAATCAGACACTACCTGAATGAGGAAAAGTCTCTGAGTTACATCCTCGAGATTTCCGGCATGATGTATGATGAGGGAACCAAGATTATGGTTGTGGAGATATTGAAGCTGATCAAGGAACAATATGACAAGTTTTCAACA GCAGAAAAGGCAAAGGCTGAACTCTTGCTTGCTGCGAAGGTGAACCAAGAGAACTTAGGAAAGATCAAATCCGACGCCAGTTTCTTTGCAAATGGCGGCTTTCCGATCTACATCAACGGAGGTTCAGCAGGAATGTGGTTGGATCTGATCCCCAGTGCGGTAGTGGCCAATGTCGCCGACATGGCTGACGCTAAAACAG ACGATAAGAAGGAAAAATGGGACGGTGCGACGATTATGGTGCTGGACGGCTCCGGAGTATCAAGCGCAGACAAAGTTTCGTTCGAGTCAGCGCGATTCCACATCAATCACTTGTTGGATACCTGCTGGTTTGGCGCTGGTGGGATGAACCTGAACGTAGCATTGAACCAGGATGGGAAGGCGGAGCATTTGGCATTCAACAGCCAAGCTGATGTCGCCAAGTACAAGAGTACGGTAGCCG GTTTGAAGTTTTCCGCCTCCGCCTCCGCCTCCACCCCCGACATGATCTTTAAGAACCTGCTGCAAGTCTTCGACAAAGTCCACGCCTCGGGGTCGTATAACAGGAAGAATCTTGTGATAGAGATCCCAGCCGGCCTGAAGCCCCCCACGGACAAAGCCACCATCGCCAAACTCAGAGTCATGGCGACTGTGGGCTCGGTGAGATTGGTAAACAACGGCGGTGTTATTGCCGCGTCTGCGCAAGGGGACTTGAATGCCGTGATTCCGAATATGCGGCCCTCCTTAGGCTATCTTAATC ACGGCAACAACATCTACCAAGCCATCAACGATAATGTACTGAAGAAACAGAACAAGGATCAAAAGATCATCAAGGCCAAGACAGACGGTGGTGAAATCTTCATTCGGCCCTCCGACGGCGAAGGAGGGCGCTTCCGAGTACCCGCCTCTGAGCTCGACTTCAAGGACCAACTCTCCCTGTTCGCCCGCACGAAGGTGCTAGCGAGCCATGAGGGTACCATTTTAGGAATTCGTGGGGACGGGCAGACGTTCGAGGAGGGCCAGTTGTTGATGGAGATCAAGGGCGGGAAACTGCGCGCGACCGTGAAGACAGACGACGGGAAGACGTTCTCTGTGCAGAGCAAGGACGACATCGCGAAAG GCTGGCGTCTCCTTGGCCTCCGGATAAACTGCACGAATGGCATGATGGGCATCTCCACAGATGGAAGGTTATGCGGCATCGTGAACAACGACCCATTCAAACTGACGTTAAATGGTAACATGGACCTGCTGGGACGGAGGACGCTACTATCTACGGCTGCCATTGCTGCGTCGGATATCATGAGCTTCATGGACGAGGCCAAAGCCAGGGTAGACTTGAATAAACTGTTGGAGACAAAGAAGTATGAAATAG ACAAACCGATCCCAACCCGCTACCACAACTTTTTCCGGGAAGAGGGATTTGGTGGCTACTACTTCATCAACACAAATACCTTTAAGGACAACTTCATGGTGACGAACGCCAATGTTGGCCTGGGCATTCGTGCGTTCACGGTCGGGGCGTATTTCCACTACGCTGGCAAAGATGGCGCCATCTTACGCATAGTAGGGGAAGGCCAAGGGCCGGCGCAGGCCGTCTTCGGGATGAAGATCAGCGGCGGAAAGTCCGCGGCGTGGTTCCGGTCCCCCGCGAAGAAATATGAAACACAGGGTAGTGTTTCTATCGCCAATG GCTGGCATTTCGGCGCCTACCGGTACGACTACACAAGCGGCACGGTGTACCTGACATTAGATGGCGCTCTCGTCGGGCAGGGGAACGTCGGCACATTCGAATGGATGAACTCTGGTGACCTTTATGCTTACGGCATGGGGTACCTCGAGACGAACGGCATTTTCATTAACAACAACTTCATGGCTCTGTCGCGGGACAAAGAAATTGCCGGTGCAGCTATGAAGAAATGGTTGGAGAAGTATGGCTACACCTATCACCATGAGCTAAATATGCAAGTTTTCACGCTGCCCCCTG GTGCTCCAACAGAAAGCACAACAACTGCTGCTGCAGCGGCACCGGCTGGTGTGGGTGCCAGTCACGAAG gGAGCGGATGGTTCAAGAAACGCAGGCGTCGTCGACGCAACTTCCCTAGACTGCGTTGGCGTTAG
- the LOC135494814 gene encoding transmembrane protein 256 homolog, which produces MTELVTAGGKYIFDVFKSITPGQTVKEIETVIVKEMSVQQLPRFFVRVAGLSGASAVVLGAYGAHAFNETAEPKMKIVYETGSKYHYIHTIALLASPMCRRPILVGSLLSVGTLLFSGSCYYHALTGNTKVRKVTPYGGVILILAWLAMVL; this is translated from the exons ATGACTGAGTTGGTAACAGCAGGTGGAAAATATATATTCGACGTGTTTAAAAGTATAACACCCGGGCAAACGGTCAAAGAAATAGAAACAGTTATTGTCAAAGAAATGTCTGTTCAACAACTCCCAAGGTTCTTTGTCCGAGTTGCTGGCCTATCTGGTGCCAGTGCAGTTGTCTTGGGAGCTTATGGAGCACACG CTTTTAATGAGACTGCTGAACCAAAGATGAAAATT GTCTATGAGACAGGAAGTAAATACCATTATATCCACACCATTGCCCTCTTAGCAAGTCCTATGTGCAGGAGACCAATCTTG GTGGGATCGTTACTTTCCGTCGGCACGTTGCTCTTTAGCGGGAGTTGTTATTATCATGCTCTGACTGGAAACACAAAAGTAAGGAAAGTGACACCATATGGAGGAGTGATTCTTATTCTAGCCTGGCTGGCTATGGTTTTATAG
- the LOC135494777 gene encoding uncharacterized protein LOC135494777, which produces MAEIEISDICYTADSLEGVVQEMDTQSDQTAADIISSDANCVIVGTAVDSSETVVSTSSQNYAIEGFIDSSVAIEHVSDVPVKYELPDDGTISGPQFAIFEGTPEATVTTSIAQQAHTAYSLDNFTDSGVKVEPVDHNGPVQIFKEEPDMSNPVFSGKIEVGLDENAPHTVTNGRFQAIPVTAISSMGGHFEVMDSNAVTGEEFGVIQTSEPSTITEEQFRAMLPEVVNPASSVASEGQFAGTEDPGSRSAVVENPVEKGNGEEFIVVTSTAGNLNPEVVESANGQMISAEQFAAVTSASTLPVDDGQFHVISGEQLESMQQAASEEQITTLSTPEGLINVVQSLGDVQSVGDGQFTLVTPDGLLSVVNPDSEQTVPTDGPINLTTENGIQYAILSTPEGLVKVALNAPEGIAAGVLVADENGQLVLQNVAGDLDTGGENAFIQLPVQYADQHDQALLQANGLVVEETATTSGGQLPVTSMYAEAVSAGTAASSTGEALEQPQPQIEPECFEIYVEGNQEHVISNPQEAGMVEVVSYTTETAKEVGQPGPAGYALDVTGDSGSEPEFVSVEPPSIKAFDQNACVLCGKKFPLKEDLTLHLRLHAKESVKTYDCRSCDAKFSRCWLLRKHIQSKHPGGVDSKAFCAECGEVFETKDRLCSHMWKLHKRRNAFPCTCLDEEFNTSFYLKRHEGSKYCASDAFFCNSCNDGFESKDALSAHMDEADDRLDRSDISHELHICHFCRRGFTNARALTKHVESHKESEQVVGLTCHKCGDHFHDHSALTEHTLRTHVKRKPAPVPIPDTYEAEYMENDTGSHACNICGARFEVSRNLMEHLDAHIIGIIDRAGRRVKSPPMFTTSTGPKQCPYCKKLCHTLKRFNNHYCVRPGTDGHYPCQYCTKIFTSLSSVYSHLAWHRREEHQMIAPGSEYPIEESDNESSSGSSSESEEEASSAGAADTMFYTNKRGDCKCKVCGHKFRNTSSLQVHMATHENVTKRQRNKEEEAFTKKRRREKGINECDYCDRTFSTVASLNAHIASHKKSNVTSGKKGSPGSSRSRSVSKKLYRKDNSIYKCRVCDKVFVKFLSLCDHLTTHEDDQDIGSNSESESDGMVIDFDSALSNFEKREKSFARTEKVTYVRRSPVPREAFHECDICGKVYSRLRSLASHKKMHGNNADLFACVKCGAKFSAQEALLVHKQSCRYEKQSCSCVKCGGKFQNFGKLKDHLPVCLGNVS; this is translated from the exons ATGGCAGAAATCGAGATATCGGATATCTGCTACACAGCCGACAGTTTGGAGGGCGTTGTACAGGAGATGGATACTCAGAGTGACCAAACTGCTGCAGATATCATAAGTAGTGATGCTAATTGCGTCATTGTTGGGACTGCTGTCGACTCCTCAGAGACTGTAGTTTCAACGTCCAGTCAAAATTACGCAATTGAAGGCTTCATTGACTCTTCCGTTGCAATTGAGCACGTTAGTGATGTTCCTGTGAAGTATGAGTTGCCAGATGATGGCACCATCAGTGGACCCCAGTTTGCGATATTTGAGGGCACCCCAGAGGCTACAGTTACTACCAGTATTGCACAGCAAGCTCATACAGCCTATTCCTTAGATAACTTTACCGATTCTGGGGTCAAGGTTGAGCCCGTTGACCACAATGGACCCGTTCAGATCTTCAAGGAAGAACCTGATATGAGCAATCCTGTCTTTAGTGGTAAAATTGAAGTGGGCCTAGATGAGAATGCTCCACATACGGTCACCAACGGACGGTTTCAAGCCATACCTGTTACAGCCATATCTTCTATGGGTGGACATTTTGAGGTAATGGACAGTAATGCTGTTACTGGGGAAGAGTTTGGTGTCATACAGACTTCAGAGCCGAGCACAATCACTGAGGAACAATTCAGAGCAATGTTGCCAGAAGTTGTAAATCCAGCGTCTAGTGTAGCCAGTGAAGGACAATTTGCTGGCACGGAGGATCCAGGATCCAGGTCAGCTGTAGTTGAGAATCCTGTCGAAAAGGGAAATGGTGAAGAATTTATAGTTGTGACAAGTACTGCGGGCAATTTAAATCCTGAGGTGGTTGAAAGTGCTAACGGGCAAATGATTTCTGCTGAGCAGTTTGCAGCAGTCACAAGTGCCAGTACTCTTCCTGTGGACGATGGTCAGTTtcacgtcatttctggtgagcAGCTGGAGTCGATGCAGCAAGCAGCCAGCGAGGAGCAGATTACCACGCTCTCCACTCCAGAAGGTCTCATTAATGTTGTTCAGTCGTTGGGTGACGTCCAGTCAGTCGGTGACGGACAATTTACGTTAGTCACTCCGGATGGGTTATTATCCGTCGTAAATCCCGACAGTGAACAAACCGTTCCGACAGATGGACCCATCAATCTCACGACAGAGAATGGTATACAGTACGCGATCTTATCAACCCCTGAAGGACTGGTCAAAGTTGCTTTGAATGCACCGGAGGGAATTGCTGCTGGTGTGCTCGTTGCCGATGAAAATGGTCAACTTGTTCTGCAGAATGTTGCAGGCGATTTGGACACTGGTGGAGAAAATGCATTCATACAGTTGCCAGTTCAGTATGCGGACCAGCACGACCAAGCCTTGCTGCAGGCCAATGGGTTAGTGGTTGAGGAAACTGCGACGACGTCTGGGGGTCAGTTGCCCGTGACGAGCATGTATGCGGAGGCCGTGAGTGCAGGGACTGCTGCATCGTCGACAGGGGAGGCACTGGAGCAGCCACAACCACAGATCGAGCCGGAATGCTTTGAAATATATGTTGAG GGTAACCAAGAGCACGTCATCTCCAACCCTCAAGAAGCAGGGATGGTCGAGGTGGTCTCCTACACTACAGAGACGGCAAAGGAGGTGGGCCAGCCTGGTCCAGCTGGTTACGCTCTCGATGTGACGGGTGATTCTGGGTCTGAGCCAGAGTTTGTAAGCGTTG AGCCTCCGTCCATCAAGGCATTTGATCAAAATGCTTGCGTCCTCTGTGGAAAGAAATTCCCTCTAAAGGAGGACCTCACCCTCCATCTTCGCCTCCACGCGAAAGAATCGGTCAAAACGTACGACTGCAGGTCATGTGACGCCAAGTTCTCGCGCTGTTGGCTGCTACGAAAACATATTCAGTCGAAGCATCCAGGTGGCGTTGATTCGAAGGCGTTCTGCGCGGAATGTGGTGAGGTGTTTGAAACGAAGGACAGGTTGTGCTCTCACATGTGGAAACTGCATAAAAGACGCAATGCGTTCCCATGTACTTGTTTAGATGAAGAATTCAATACGTCATTCTACCTCAAGCGACACGAGGGGTCAAAATACTGCGCTAGCGATGCCTTTTTCTGTAACAGTTGCAATGATGGGTTTGAATCCAAAGATGCGTTGAGCGCACACATGGATGAGGctgatgaccgattagaccggTCTGACATCAGTCACGAACTCCACATTTGCCATTTCTGTCGACGTGGGTTCACAAATGCTCGGGCCTTGACGAAGCACGTGGAGTCCCACAAGGAATCGGAGCAGGTAGTAGGTCTGACTTGCCACAAGTGCGGTGACCACTTCCATGACCATTCAGCGCTGACCGAGCACACACTGCGGACTCATGTCAAACGGAAACCCGCACCTGTCCCGATTCCTGATACTTACGAGGCTGAATACATGGAAAATGACACTGGGAGTCATGCCTGTAACATTTGTGGGGCGAGATTCGAAGTGTCGCGCAACCTCATGGAGCACTTAGATGCCCATATCATTGGCATCATAGACAGAGCTGGCAGGCGGGTAAAGTCGCCCCCCATGTTCACAACGAGCACTGGACCGAAACAATGTCCATATTGCAAAAAACTGTGCCACACGTTGAAGCGTTTCAATAATCATTATTGTGTCCGCCCGGGTACGGATGGACACTATCCGTGTCAGTACTGTACAAAGATCTTCACTAGTTTGAGTTCGGTTTATAGTCATTTAGCCTGGCATCGGCGGGAGGAACATCAGATGATCGCCCCTGGCTCGGAGTATCCAATTGAGGAAAGTGACAATGAAAGTAGCTCAGGCAGTAGCAGCGAGTCTGAGGAAGAGGCCAGCAGCGCGGGTGCGGCCGACACCATGTTCTACACAAATAAGAGAGGGGACTGTAAATGTAAAGTTTGTGGTCATAAATTCAGGAACACGTCGAGTTTACAGGTTCATATGGCAACGCATGAAAATGTCACAAAGCGGCAGCGAAATAAAGAGGAAGAAGCGTTTACGAAAAAACGACGAAGAGAAAAGGGGATCAATGAATGCGATTACTGTGATCGCACATTCTCAACTGTGGCTAGTTTGAATGCCCATATTGCATCGCACAAAAAGAGCAACGTTACTTCAGGAAAGAAGGGGTCCCCTGGTTCCAGTCGGTCTCGAAGTGTGAGTAAGAAATTGTACCGGAAGGACAACAGTATCTACAAATGCAGAGTCTGCGACAAAGTCTTCGTGAAATTTTTGAGTTTATGCGACCATTTGACGACGCATGAGGATGATCAAGATATTGGGTCGAATTCTGAATCTGAATCAGATGGTATGGTCATTGATTTCGACTCCGCTCTGTCGAATTTTGAAAAGAGAGAGAAGAGTTTTGCACGGACTGAGAAAGTGACGTATGTGAGGCGCTCTCCCGTACCGAGGGAGGCCTTCCACGAGTGCGACATTTGCGGCAAAGTTTACTCGCGTCTTCGTAGTTTGGCGAGTCATAAAAAAATGCACGGCAACAACGCGGATTTGTTCGCCTGTGTTAAATGTGGAGCTAAATTCTCGGCGCAAGAAGCATTGCTTGTACACAAGCAGAGTTGCCGTTATGAGAAGCAGTCGTGCTCCTGTGTGAAATGTGGCGGCAAGTTTCAGAATTTCGGAAAACTGAAAGATCATTTGCCAGTTTGTCTTGGCAATGTTAGTTAA